A portion of the Burkholderia sp. GAS332 genome contains these proteins:
- a CDS encoding transcriptional regulator, LysR family, producing the protein MREISLDRLRTLVAIADRGSFADAARALHLAPPTVSLHIAELEERIGAPLLSRKRGHVRPSAIGEVLVERARRLLADAEQALDDIQRQVQGLEGRARLGASTGAIAHLLPQALEVLRQHHPAIDIQIAVLTSHETLSRLADGTLDVGLVALPQPPVAGLVIKPWRRDPVMAFVPAHWRCPARVSPEWLAAQPLILNDANTRLSRLTAEWFATGGHHPAPRIQLNYNDAIKSLVAAGYGAALLPHEATTPLPDRRIVMRPLRPALWRRLGIAHRAGYIERSTQHVLDVLWDLRLA; encoded by the coding sequence ATGCGAGAGATCAGCCTGGACCGCCTGCGCACTCTGGTCGCCATTGCCGACCGTGGCTCATTTGCGGATGCGGCGCGTGCATTGCACCTGGCGCCGCCAACGGTCAGCCTCCACATCGCTGAACTCGAAGAGCGCATTGGGGCGCCACTCCTGTCACGGAAGCGCGGACATGTCAGGCCGTCGGCGATAGGAGAGGTGCTGGTGGAGCGCGCGCGTCGACTGCTGGCCGATGCGGAGCAGGCGTTAGACGATATTCAACGCCAGGTGCAGGGGCTCGAAGGGCGCGCGCGGCTCGGCGCGTCGACCGGCGCGATCGCGCACCTGTTGCCGCAAGCGCTTGAGGTGCTGCGCCAGCACCATCCCGCCATCGACATTCAGATTGCAGTACTCACTTCGCATGAAACGCTGTCCCGACTGGCGGATGGAACGCTGGATGTTGGGCTGGTCGCACTGCCCCAGCCCCCGGTGGCTGGACTCGTGATAAAGCCTTGGCGCCGCGACCCCGTGATGGCCTTTGTGCCGGCGCATTGGCGGTGTCCGGCCCGCGTCTCGCCTGAATGGCTCGCCGCCCAACCTCTCATTCTCAATGACGCGAACACGCGTCTCTCGCGTCTGACTGCGGAGTGGTTCGCGACCGGGGGGCACCATCCTGCGCCGCGCATTCAGCTCAACTACAACGACGCGATCAAGAGTCTGGTCGCGGCAGGTTACGGCGCAGCGCTGTTGCCTCATGAGGCCACTACGCCATTACCCGACAGGCGCATTGTCATGCGTCCGCTGCGCCCGGCGTTGTGGCGTCGGCTCGGCATTGCACATCGTGCGGGGTACATTGAGCGTTCCACGCAGCACGTACTTGATGTGTTGTGGGATCTGCGATTGGCTTAG
- a CDS encoding NAD+ diphosphatase, with the protein MRRSASISALVINRPTGKIPLCSYISSGRALNPPTGGVTYAQLLTICKLTVKGRSWPAGVLGVGADRTPASDRTELRAILANPIAHMSTTLMTASSASIGFNFNPLDRRSDKRDDHAFVEHLRADPAARFLVFDGDIPLLKRGSEYDPWFVASETAAFGQPLHSVFLGEDPDGGGRFALGFAFNLAPEDPSPGTGYDRIDLRSLALQDLVAAGALGILAEAKSMLDWHRRHAFCANCGSASRVTTAGWQRICDVCGARHFPRVDPVVIMLVIDGERCLLGRQRHFAPGMYSALAGFVEPGETAEDAVRREVMEEARVKCARVVYFASQPWPFPSSLMIGCFAQASDTDIVVDTNELEDARWFSRQEVAAMLAGTHADGLSAPKPFAIAHHLLQAYVEKGGSVLLS; encoded by the coding sequence ATGCGACGGTCGGCATCCATATCTGCTCTGGTCATCAACCGACCAACCGGGAAGATTCCACTCTGCTCGTACATAAGCTCCGGACGGGCTTTGAATCCACCAACAGGGGGCGTGACGTATGCACAATTGTTGACGATCTGTAAGCTCACCGTCAAAGGCCGTTCATGGCCGGCTGGCGTCCTCGGTGTCGGCGCCGACCGAACCCCGGCGAGCGACCGGACTGAACTCCGTGCCATACTTGCGAATCCCATCGCCCATATGTCAACGACCTTGATGACCGCCTCTTCCGCGTCCATCGGCTTTAACTTCAATCCGCTCGACCGCCGCTCCGACAAGCGGGACGACCACGCCTTCGTCGAGCATCTACGTGCCGACCCGGCCGCGCGCTTTCTCGTCTTCGACGGCGACATCCCCTTGCTCAAGCGAGGCAGCGAGTATGACCCGTGGTTCGTCGCCAGCGAGACCGCTGCCTTTGGCCAGCCGCTTCATAGCGTCTTCCTCGGGGAGGATCCCGACGGCGGCGGACGCTTCGCGCTCGGCTTCGCGTTCAACCTGGCGCCTGAGGACCCATCGCCAGGCACCGGCTATGACCGCATCGACCTTCGCTCGCTCGCGTTGCAAGACCTCGTCGCTGCGGGAGCGCTCGGAATACTGGCCGAGGCGAAGTCGATGCTCGACTGGCATCGCCGCCACGCCTTCTGCGCAAACTGCGGCTCTGCAAGCCGCGTCACGACGGCAGGCTGGCAACGCATCTGCGATGTTTGCGGCGCACGCCATTTCCCGCGGGTGGATCCAGTCGTGATCATGCTGGTGATAGACGGCGAACGGTGTCTGCTCGGACGCCAGCGCCATTTCGCCCCTGGAATGTACTCGGCGCTTGCTGGCTTTGTTGAACCGGGCGAGACCGCGGAAGACGCCGTGCGCCGCGAAGTGATGGAGGAGGCTCGCGTGAAGTGTGCACGGGTTGTCTACTTCGCGTCGCAGCCGTGGCCGTTTCCTTCATCGCTGATGATCGGCTGCTTTGCGCAGGCGAGCGATACCGACATCGTCGTCGATACGAACGAACTCGAAGACGCCCGCTGGTTCTCGCGCCAGGAGGTTGCGGCGATGCTCGCGGGAACGCACGCGGATGGTCTGTCGGCGCCCAAGCCGTTTGCCATTGCCCATCATTTGCTGCAGGCGTACGTCGAGAAGGGTGGCTCGGTATTGCTCAGTTGA
- a CDS encoding alanine dehydrogenase, producing the protein MHIGVPKEIKNHEYRVGLTPSSVREIVAHGHSVAVETGAGAGIGATDDAYRAAGAQVAPSAEAVFAAADMIVKVKEPQAPEREMLRRGQILFTYLHLAPDPEQCADLVRSNAVCIAYETVTQRGGGLPLLAPMSEVAGRMSIQAGAFSLERAHGGKGILLGGVAGVPPAKIVILGAGVVGTNAAQMAVGTGAQVVVIDRHVDALRRMDRLLGARVITVYSNQDNIERHVLDADLVIGGVLVPGATAPKLVTRKMVDAMSPGSVIVDVAIDQGGCCETARPTTHADPTYKVGEVVHYCVANMPGGVPRTSTYALNNATLPFVLQIADQGWRKALTDDEHLRRGLNVAFGKVTCPEVADALGYTCEDAGALATE; encoded by the coding sequence ATGCACATAGGCGTTCCGAAGGAGATCAAGAACCACGAGTACCGTGTCGGTCTCACGCCGTCATCCGTGCGCGAAATCGTCGCGCATGGGCACAGCGTGGCCGTCGAGACAGGCGCTGGCGCAGGTATCGGCGCAACGGACGACGCGTACCGGGCCGCGGGCGCGCAGGTTGCGCCCAGCGCAGAAGCGGTGTTTGCCGCTGCCGACATGATCGTCAAGGTGAAAGAGCCCCAGGCGCCCGAGCGTGAGATGCTGCGCCGAGGACAGATTCTTTTCACCTATTTGCACCTCGCGCCGGACCCCGAGCAGTGCGCCGATCTCGTCCGAAGCAACGCGGTCTGCATCGCCTATGAGACCGTCACGCAACGCGGCGGCGGACTGCCGCTGCTCGCGCCCATGTCCGAGGTTGCGGGTCGCATGTCGATCCAGGCGGGCGCGTTCAGCCTGGAGCGCGCGCACGGTGGCAAGGGCATCCTGCTTGGCGGCGTGGCGGGCGTGCCCCCCGCGAAGATTGTGATCCTCGGTGCCGGCGTGGTTGGCACCAATGCGGCGCAGATGGCTGTCGGCACGGGTGCGCAGGTCGTCGTCATCGACCGCCATGTCGACGCGCTGCGACGCATGGACCGGCTGCTGGGCGCACGTGTGATCACCGTGTATTCGAATCAGGACAACATCGAACGACACGTGCTCGATGCCGACCTCGTGATCGGCGGCGTGCTCGTGCCCGGCGCCACTGCGCCCAAACTCGTCACGCGCAAGATGGTTGACGCGATGAGCCCCGGCTCCGTCATCGTCGATGTCGCGATCGACCAGGGAGGATGCTGCGAAACCGCGAGGCCTACGACTCACGCGGACCCCACGTACAAAGTTGGCGAAGTCGTACATTACTGTGTCGCAAACATGCCTGGCGGCGTGCCGCGCACGTCCACTTATGCGTTGAATAACGCGACACTTCCCTTTGTCCTGCAAATCGCCGACCAAGGCTGGCGCAAGGCGCTTACCGATGACGAACATCTGCGTCGTGGCCTGAATGTCGCGTTCGGCAAAGTGACCTGTCCCGAGGTCGCCGATGCACTGGGCTACACCTGCGAGGATGCGGGTGCCCTCGCCACTGAATAG
- a CDS encoding tRNA(Arg) A34 adenosine deaminase TadA produces the protein MTLDIATEPSQLGERDMALLRAAIALADESRRNGHHPFAAIVADEHGNVVASAGNNSMPPEGDPTQHAELVAAAKAARLLTPEALAKCTLYTSAEPCCMCAGAIYWCNIGRVVYALSEHRLLGLTGDHAENPTFSLPCREVFVRGQRHVDVVGPLLEDEAAGSHLGFWS, from the coding sequence ATGACCCTTGATATTGCAACCGAACCGTCACAACTGGGCGAACGCGACATGGCGCTGCTGCGTGCGGCGATAGCGTTGGCGGACGAATCGAGACGCAACGGACACCATCCATTCGCTGCCATCGTGGCTGACGAGCACGGCAATGTGGTGGCGTCGGCGGGCAACAACTCGATGCCTCCCGAGGGGGACCCGACGCAGCATGCCGAGCTCGTCGCCGCAGCGAAGGCGGCACGCCTGCTGACGCCGGAAGCGCTTGCTAAATGCACGCTCTACACTAGCGCTGAACCGTGCTGTATGTGCGCCGGTGCGATCTATTGGTGCAACATCGGCCGAGTCGTGTACGCGCTTTCGGAGCATCGGCTACTGGGACTGACCGGTGATCACGCAGAGAATCCGACATTCTCGCTGCCATGCCGGGAGGTGTTCGTCCGAGGACAGCGGCATGTCGATGTGGTCGGCCCGTTGCTCGAGGACGAAGCTGCAGGTTCGCATCTCGGCTTCTGGTCGTAA
- a CDS encoding nucleobase:cation symporter-2, NCS2 family encodes MSNQSATHPLDEILPLRQLASYGLQHVLVMYAGAVAVPLILGSALGLTQQQMVTLINANLLTSGIATLIQTIGFWKFGARLPLIQGCSFIAIAPMIMIGKQYGLTYVFGSVIAAGALTILIAPVFSRLLRFFPPVVIGSLITIIGVSLMPAAAIWLGGGDPGASSFGSVANLMLGFATVAVTLFVYARFTGFIGNLSVLVGLVVGTIIAVACGMTSFAHVGDAAWFEISAPFAFGAPSFAVTPILVMSLAMLVIMAETTGNVLAIGTIIGRPSSQTTLGNAFRADGLSTMLGGVFNSFPYNAFTQNTGLIALSNVKSRYVVASAGVIMILMGLFPKLGALIASVPRPVLGGCAIVMFGMTTVAGIQELSRVKFDGTRNAIIVAVSISVGVLPMSFPAIFGHVSGPAKLILDSGIFLGAITAIALNIVLNREKHAADRRELSPVLPDSTGSSAH; translated from the coding sequence ATGAGCAACCAGAGTGCGACTCATCCGCTCGACGAGATACTTCCGCTTCGGCAGCTTGCCAGTTATGGGCTACAGCATGTGCTGGTGATGTATGCCGGCGCAGTGGCCGTGCCACTCATCCTCGGCAGTGCGCTGGGCTTGACGCAGCAACAGATGGTCACGCTCATCAATGCCAATTTGCTGACATCTGGAATCGCCACGCTAATTCAGACAATCGGGTTCTGGAAGTTCGGCGCGCGGTTGCCGCTGATCCAAGGCTGCTCGTTCATCGCGATCGCACCAATGATCATGATCGGCAAGCAGTATGGACTCACCTACGTGTTCGGCTCGGTGATCGCCGCGGGCGCGCTTACCATTCTGATCGCGCCTGTGTTCAGCCGCCTGTTGCGCTTCTTTCCCCCGGTGGTGATCGGCAGCCTGATAACCATCATCGGCGTGTCACTGATGCCCGCCGCCGCGATCTGGCTCGGCGGCGGCGATCCGGGCGCGAGCAGTTTCGGCTCCGTCGCAAACCTGATGCTCGGCTTTGCGACGGTGGCCGTCACCCTGTTCGTCTATGCGCGCTTCACGGGTTTCATCGGCAATCTCTCAGTGCTCGTGGGGCTCGTAGTCGGCACGATCATCGCGGTCGCATGCGGGATGACAAGCTTCGCGCACGTCGGCGACGCGGCATGGTTCGAGATCAGTGCGCCGTTCGCCTTCGGCGCACCGAGTTTCGCGGTCACGCCCATTCTCGTGATGTCGCTCGCGATGCTCGTCATCATGGCGGAGACGACCGGCAACGTGCTCGCGATCGGTACGATCATCGGGCGCCCATCGTCGCAGACCACGCTGGGCAACGCGTTTCGCGCTGATGGGCTTTCGACGATGCTCGGTGGTGTCTTCAACAGCTTCCCGTACAACGCGTTCACGCAGAACACCGGCCTGATTGCGCTCTCAAACGTGAAGAGCCGTTATGTGGTCGCGTCCGCGGGCGTCATCATGATCCTGATGGGCCTGTTTCCGAAGCTCGGCGCGTTGATCGCTTCAGTGCCGCGTCCGGTATTAGGCGGTTGCGCAATCGTCATGTTCGGCATGACCACCGTCGCGGGCATTCAGGAACTCTCGCGCGTGAAGTTCGACGGCACGCGCAACGCGATTATCGTCGCGGTTTCGATTAGCGTCGGCGTGCTGCCGATGTCATTTCCTGCCATTTTTGGTCACGTCAGTGGCCCCGCGAAGCTCATTCTCGACAGCGGAATTTTCCTGGGCGCGATTACCGCCATCGCACTCAACATCGTCCTCAACCGAGAAAAGCACGCCGCTGACCGACGGGAACTCTCGCCCGTGCTACCCGACAGCACAGGCTCGTCCGCGCATTAA
- a CDS encoding transcriptional regulator, LysR family: MRYSLDQLEMFARVVKTGSFSAAARSLGKTQSTISIAIANLEIDWGLALFDRSSKLPVLTPAGRKLLNEAELVLERCLDLESHANNLGELVEPGLTLAIEVPYNILMPAIMDFATQFADVDLDIRHPFHGDVSELLLKGEVDLGIAFAQPAYPRDLGFSQMGKLILAHVARRDHPLAQQKSVSFAELRSHRRLVFSAHNNTLPSTEYLDSARCWQAENYLALLEMTRAGLGWTTLPRQLIRRELDEGELVELQLAAYPHTDWLVGVDLIWSKTRVLGKAGAWLKQRLQSHKVHELDRNGNSTTL; the protein is encoded by the coding sequence ATGCGTTATTCCCTCGACCAGCTCGAAATGTTCGCCCGCGTCGTGAAGACGGGTTCCTTTTCCGCTGCCGCGCGCAGTCTTGGCAAAACGCAATCGACTATCAGCATCGCGATTGCCAATCTCGAGATCGACTGGGGGCTTGCGCTGTTTGACCGCAGCAGCAAGCTGCCCGTGCTGACGCCAGCAGGGCGCAAGCTGCTCAACGAGGCGGAATTGGTGCTTGAACGCTGCCTCGACCTGGAGTCGCATGCGAACAATCTGGGCGAACTGGTCGAGCCAGGCCTCACGCTGGCGATCGAAGTGCCGTACAACATATTGATGCCGGCCATCATGGATTTCGCCACGCAGTTCGCCGACGTCGATCTCGACATCCGCCACCCCTTCCACGGTGATGTGAGCGAATTACTGCTGAAAGGCGAAGTGGACCTCGGCATTGCGTTCGCGCAGCCCGCTTATCCGCGCGACCTGGGTTTTTCGCAAATGGGCAAACTGATTCTTGCGCACGTTGCGCGCCGCGATCATCCCCTCGCCCAGCAGAAAAGCGTGAGCTTCGCAGAACTACGTTCGCATCGACGCCTCGTGTTCAGCGCGCACAACAACACGTTGCCGAGCACTGAATATCTGGATTCGGCGCGTTGCTGGCAGGCGGAGAACTATCTCGCACTGCTGGAAATGACGCGGGCGGGCTTAGGCTGGACGACGTTGCCCCGGCAGTTAATCCGGCGCGAGTTGGACGAGGGAGAGCTTGTCGAGCTGCAACTCGCCGCCTATCCGCACACAGACTGGCTGGTCGGTGTCGACCTGATCTGGTCGAAGACGCGCGTGCTCGGTAAAGCGGGCGCATGGCTGAAGCAACGGCTGCAGTCGCACAAGGTGCATGAACTCGACCGTAACGGGAACTCAACCACGCTGTAG
- a CDS encoding Short-chain dehydrogenase produces MSNKPQKLTGKVALVTGASRGIGRAIAQRFAAEGATVIVSGRSLEQSVILPGTLAETVALITQAGGHAIALAADLEKPAERDTLIARVVAAAGGLDILVNNAGFAEYCLVETMPLAMFDRTLDHYLRIPFTLSQAAIPLMRARGAGWILNLGSVTALAPLRPYSVFDGAGGVTVYAAIKSAVNRFTQGLAAELETDNIAVNSVAPSTAIRTPGADQHIPAQYPTEAVEYLAETALALCHLPARERTGLITHSLHFPLACQLPVYSLDGRELLPPPTLPDVAHPHIVPSGA; encoded by the coding sequence ATGAGCAACAAACCACAAAAATTGACCGGCAAAGTCGCGCTCGTCACCGGTGCAAGCCGCGGCATCGGCCGAGCCATTGCCCAGCGCTTCGCCGCGGAAGGCGCAACGGTGATAGTCAGCGGTCGAAGCCTTGAGCAATCCGTCATCCTGCCGGGCACGCTGGCCGAGACGGTAGCGTTGATTACGCAGGCGGGGGGGCATGCAATCGCACTGGCCGCCGACCTGGAAAAGCCAGCGGAGCGCGACACGCTGATCGCGCGTGTGGTCGCAGCGGCGGGTGGCCTCGACATTCTGGTGAACAACGCCGGCTTCGCCGAATACTGCCTCGTCGAGACAATGCCATTGGCAATGTTTGACCGTACGCTGGATCACTACCTACGGATACCATTCACGTTGAGTCAGGCAGCCATCCCGCTGATGCGCGCACGCGGCGCCGGCTGGATCCTGAACCTGGGCTCGGTGACGGCGCTTGCGCCATTGCGCCCATATTCTGTGTTCGATGGCGCCGGTGGTGTGACGGTATACGCGGCCATCAAGTCAGCGGTTAACCGCTTTACCCAGGGCCTCGCTGCCGAGTTGGAGACCGACAACATCGCGGTGAACTCCGTGGCACCCAGTACGGCCATTCGTACGCCAGGCGCTGACCAGCATATCCCAGCGCAGTATCCGACCGAAGCGGTCGAGTACCTGGCCGAAACGGCGCTTGCGCTTTGCCACTTGCCAGCACGCGAACGGACCGGCCTGATCACACACAGTCTGCACTTTCCGCTTGCCTGCCAACTGCCCGTCTACTCGCTGGACGGACGCGAACTGTTGCCGCCGCCGACATTGCCGGACGTGGCCCATCCACACATTGTTCCATCCGGAGCCTGA
- a CDS encoding Stress responsive A/B Barrel Domain — protein MRLETAQLYLEHDACPETLERELAARAHSLPGPRRIVFGRNMAGCWGAGDYTVDLHFEGDACDAAAAACLAQLPGVSRADHLAYRPIDGGQRAAGLQNGVWRTLLFRVRPEACSEHVAALERDLLRMPAYMPTIRNWQLSRVTSPSAWTHVWQQEFACVEDLQGEYLTHPFHWGWVDRWFDPEFPEWTVAAISHAFCPLESSILTLPAIAQRTI, from the coding sequence ATGCGGCTTGAAACAGCCCAGCTCTATCTTGAGCATGATGCTTGCCCGGAGACGCTGGAGCGTGAACTGGCGGCACGCGCTCACTCGCTGCCCGGTCCGCGCCGGATTGTCTTTGGCCGAAACATGGCAGGCTGCTGGGGGGCCGGCGACTACACCGTCGATCTGCACTTCGAGGGTGATGCCTGTGATGCGGCGGCCGCCGCGTGCCTTGCACAGTTGCCGGGCGTGTCGCGTGCGGATCATCTTGCGTATCGGCCGATCGACGGTGGCCAGCGAGCGGCCGGCTTGCAAAATGGTGTTTGGCGCACGTTGCTATTTCGCGTCAGGCCAGAGGCATGCAGCGAACACGTCGCCGCCCTGGAGCGCGATCTGCTGCGCATGCCCGCGTACATGCCGACCATTCGCAACTGGCAACTGAGCCGTGTCACATCGCCAAGCGCGTGGACCCACGTCTGGCAGCAGGAGTTCGCCTGCGTCGAGGATCTTCAAGGCGAGTACCTGACCCACCCTTTTCATTGGGGCTGGGTGGACCGCTGGTTCGACCCTGAGTTTCCCGAATGGACAGTGGCGGCAATTTCTCATGCCTTTTGCCCACTGGAATCGAGCATCCTGACCCTTCCCGCCATCGCGCAAAGAACGATATGA
- a CDS encoding AraC-type DNA-binding protein, whose protein sequence is MATSRKRHTARVPQGLGSRLLDELSRHGGTGAASTLPVLPDATDPLSADHFVSMYRAAIEQLEAQVAQGDGHPPMRKTEVDLMCRCLLSCRSLDEAIHCAIDFCAMLHPRAGALSLKATNLTATFCMDSLRQRQSSAACLVDLTGLLFYLQLFSWLIGQPLKPDKVFLAHPLREDASPFLGLFGAPVAVGEPTYGFTFDADLLTRPVLRQPAELAPFLMDVPYRLTGTLQDALSVSQQVYGFLDAALAREVPLPTLSEIATALGISEPTLRRRLAAQNTGYQALREQCLREFAVRCLHTTNWSMSRIAGHLGFSDEASFRRAFVRWTGQAPSHFRRRQ, encoded by the coding sequence GTGGCAACTTCGCGCAAGCGGCACACTGCCCGCGTGCCGCAGGGTTTGGGCTCGCGTTTGCTGGATGAGCTGAGCCGCCATGGCGGCACAGGCGCCGCAAGTACGCTGCCGGTTTTACCCGATGCCACCGACCCTCTTTCGGCAGATCATTTCGTCTCGATGTATCGCGCGGCTATCGAGCAACTGGAGGCACAAGTCGCGCAAGGTGACGGCCATCCCCCGATGCGCAAGACCGAGGTCGACCTCATGTGCCGGTGCCTGCTCAGCTGCCGTTCGCTTGATGAAGCCATACACTGCGCGATCGACTTCTGCGCCATGCTGCATCCGCGGGCGGGTGCATTGAGTTTGAAGGCGACCAACCTGACTGCAACGTTCTGCATGGACTCGTTGCGTCAACGGCAAAGTTCCGCGGCATGCCTGGTTGACCTGACGGGCTTGCTGTTCTATCTCCAACTCTTCAGCTGGTTAATCGGGCAACCGCTGAAACCGGACAAGGTCTTTCTCGCGCATCCGCTACGCGAAGATGCGTCACCCTTCCTTGGTCTGTTCGGGGCACCGGTCGCTGTTGGCGAGCCGACCTATGGGTTCACATTCGACGCCGATTTGCTCACGCGGCCCGTGTTGCGTCAGCCGGCAGAGCTTGCCCCATTCCTGATGGACGTGCCGTATCGGCTGACCGGAACGCTTCAGGATGCGTTGTCAGTTTCCCAACAGGTCTACGGCTTCCTCGATGCCGCACTGGCGCGCGAAGTTCCTCTTCCGACCTTGAGCGAAATCGCTACAGCCCTCGGTATTAGCGAACCGACACTCCGGCGGCGCCTGGCCGCTCAAAATACCGGCTACCAGGCGTTGCGTGAACAATGCCTGCGAGAGTTCGCCGTGCGCTGTTTGCACACCACTAACTGGTCGATGAGCCGCATCGCAGGCCATCTAGGCTTCAGCGACGAAGCCTCGTTTCGTCGCGCTTTCGTTCGTTGGACTGGGCAGGCGCCCAGCCATTTTCGCCGTCGCCAGTAG
- a CDS encoding NADPH2:quinone reductase, whose product MEPAKGTAMRAVVLDRVGGPEVMKIASVRRPEAGPGEILIKVAYAGVNPADWKCREGYLKSFINYTFPFVIGFDLSGTVVDIGADVVGFEKGMRVFAQSDVGAGKWGAYAEFATVSQASVVRMPENLSFAQAAAVPTPALAAWTGLFEDGALQPGQRVLIHGGAGAVGAFAIQFARHAGAHVAVTCGAYNFDYVTALGSEHNIDYRTQDILPAVHDWSPAGVDLILDTVGCATLPAGLDMLRPGGTLISILTLMQGDTGPDPEDAARRGLRTRSTFSKMPSGRQLGQVADLLAGGKVRAPRIESLPIDEVAHAHSMVQNGTHRAKLVLQIADDLT is encoded by the coding sequence ATGGAACCTGCAAAAGGTACTGCAATGCGCGCGGTCGTACTGGATCGCGTTGGTGGACCGGAGGTCATGAAGATCGCCAGTGTTCGGAGACCCGAAGCCGGTCCCGGCGAGATTCTGATCAAGGTCGCGTATGCAGGCGTGAATCCGGCGGACTGGAAGTGCCGGGAGGGTTATCTGAAATCGTTCATCAACTATACGTTTCCCTTTGTCATCGGGTTTGATCTTTCCGGAACCGTCGTCGATATCGGGGCGGACGTGGTCGGCTTTGAGAAGGGCATGCGGGTTTTTGCACAGAGTGACGTTGGGGCCGGAAAATGGGGTGCCTATGCGGAATTCGCCACGGTTTCGCAGGCGTCAGTGGTACGCATGCCCGAGAACCTCAGTTTTGCGCAGGCCGCTGCGGTGCCGACCCCCGCTTTGGCTGCATGGACGGGTCTCTTCGAAGATGGAGCGCTCCAGCCCGGTCAGCGTGTGCTGATCCACGGCGGCGCGGGGGCGGTTGGCGCATTCGCGATCCAGTTTGCCAGGCACGCCGGTGCCCACGTGGCGGTCACTTGCGGTGCCTACAACTTCGACTATGTCACGGCGCTCGGATCCGAACACAACATCGACTATCGAACCCAGGACATCCTGCCTGCCGTTCATGACTGGTCACCAGCAGGGGTTGACCTGATCCTCGACACGGTCGGCTGCGCGACGCTGCCGGCCGGGCTGGACATGCTACGACCGGGCGGCACCCTGATCAGTATCCTGACGTTGATGCAAGGCGACACCGGGCCGGATCCGGAGGACGCAGCGCGGCGGGGTCTTCGGACCAGGTCGACGTTCAGCAAGATGCCAAGCGGCCGGCAACTAGGCCAGGTTGCGGATCTGCTTGCCGGCGGCAAGGTCCGTGCCCCGCGCATCGAATCGTTGCCCATCGATGAAGTGGCACACGCGCATAGCATGGTTCAGAACGGCACGCACCGCGCGAAGCTCGTCTTGCAAATCGCTGACGACCTGACCTGA
- a CDS encoding GTPase, G3E family, giving the protein MQAAAIPITLLTGFLGSGKTTLLNRLLPQPALGRCAVVINELGAIGLDHLFISTSRDETIAMLENGCLCCGVRDELAATVADLLERRTRGEIPPFERILIETTGLARPGPVISLLLGDPALEGRLQLDGIVTTVDAKHGAAQLARHEESRQQVAVADRLLLTKAELVDAPALADLEAALEALNPGATRIPVRNGEIDAQQLLDILTPRALRPWLRAEPSPRKSLMRGAAASRVAHPDIDSFCLSYSQPLPMRAFETALTVLLGYHGERILRVKGIGNFIGESRPVVFHGVQQLLHEPLRLEAWPDDDHTTRLVFIVQGLARSVIEETITHFLREAGVEERAEGDGDASSRFVQADGASDAERRTNQ; this is encoded by the coding sequence ATGCAAGCCGCTGCGATCCCCATAACGTTGCTGACTGGCTTTCTCGGTTCGGGTAAGACCACGTTGCTTAATCGCCTGCTGCCACAACCGGCGCTGGGCCGTTGTGCGGTGGTGATCAACGAACTGGGCGCGATCGGTCTCGATCATCTGTTCATCAGCACCTCGCGCGACGAGACCATCGCGATGCTGGAAAACGGCTGCCTGTGTTGCGGCGTGCGTGACGAACTGGCTGCGACCGTGGCCGATCTGCTAGAGCGTCGCACGCGCGGCGAGATTCCCCCCTTCGAGCGGATTTTGATCGAGACCACGGGGCTTGCGCGGCCTGGCCCGGTGATCTCGCTGTTGCTGGGTGACCCAGCGCTTGAGGGGCGGTTGCAACTCGACGGCATCGTGACGACCGTCGATGCGAAACACGGCGCCGCGCAACTTGCCCGGCATGAGGAATCGCGTCAGCAGGTGGCGGTCGCGGATCGGCTGTTGCTGACAAAAGCTGAACTGGTCGATGCGCCCGCGCTGGCCGACCTCGAGGCGGCGCTTGAGGCGCTGAATCCGGGTGCGACGCGCATTCCGGTGCGCAACGGCGAGATTGACGCCCAACAGTTGCTCGACATCCTGACACCGCGTGCCTTACGGCCCTGGTTGCGCGCCGAGCCTTCGCCGCGCAAGTCGCTGATGCGTGGCGCGGCGGCGTCACGCGTGGCCCATCCGGACATCGACAGCTTCTGCCTGAGTTACTCGCAGCCATTGCCGATGCGGGCATTCGAGACCGCGCTGACCGTACTGCTCGGCTATCACGGCGAACGCATCCTGCGGGTTAAGGGGATCGGCAATTTCATCGGCGAATCGCGACCTGTTGTGTTCCATGGCGTGCAGCAGTTGCTGCATGAGCCGTTGCGGCTTGAAGCGTGGCCTGACGACGATCACACGACTCGGCTCGTGTTCATCGTGCAGGGACTCGCCAGGTCGGTGATCGAGGAAACGATCACGCATTTTTTGCGCGAAGCTGGGGTGGAGGAACGGGCGGAAGGCGACGGCGATGCGTCATCACGCTTCGTGCAAGCTGATGGAGCATCGGATGCTGAGCGGCGCACCAATCAGTGA